TTACAGGCTGCAAAGTGCTTCTATTATTCAAAGGGATGTGCAtaattgaatggtcagacagtgggagggttgactgtgtactgtgtactgtTTAGATGCATTTCCATCATATCTTATTACAGGCTGCAAAGTGCTTCTATTATTCAAAGGGATGTGCAtaattgaatggtcagacagtgggagggttgactgtgtactgtgtactgtTTAGATGCATTTCCATCATATCTTATTACAGGCTGCAAAGTGCTTCTATTATTCAAAGGGATGTGCATaactgaatggtcagacagtgggagggtcgactgtgtactgtgtagaccACATGGTATATTGCTGGCTGCAAAGTGCACATCTCTGTTTCCAAACTACACTGGATGTTGAAACTTTTAAAATCCTTatttcttagcataaaaattgtaaaaatcttgATAaatttcttatttctccacagaGAACAAGGCAACAGGTGTGATGAAACCGGGTCATGCTTTCACCATTGAACCAATGATATGTGAAGGTACGGTGAATAAACAATGACTTTTAACTTGTTCAGTGCCTGttgtgttttgaaaataaaatgcataGCTTGTTGAGGTTTTGCTATGTTCTGTATGAGAATATATGGCACTATATAAGAACCATGTATTAATAGCCGTTTATTTGTTATggttggtatttttttcaattgtccAGGTTCATGGAGGGATGACACCTGGCCAGATAACTGGACAGCGGTCACTCAGGACGGTAAACGGTCAGCCCAGTTTGAACACACGCTCTTGGTGACCGAGACTGGATGTGAGGTTTTAACGGCCAGAAGAGAAAAGAACGGTCAGCCGCACTTCTTAGATCAGATGTAAATGTCAACTACTTAAGGACGCTGGTTGCACATGCACAAATGTTCAATGTTACAGATACTTTCACTGTAAAATTTCAGAAAAGTACGATCTTTACTTTCAATACATTTGTCATTTTAGGTTTTAGAATTGCAGAAATAAAAACATGGGTGAAGTACCAATGGGTTTATGTAATTGTAATATAGCTCATAAAAAAGTTAACCTATTTGAAAGTAGATTACTTTTTCATGAGTAGATTAGAAACGGGCAATTGAATAATTTAAAGTGTCAGAAACTCTCTTGGATGGGTCAGACTATCATAATgttgattatttttgtataaatgagTGGTGTTTTATAAGCATCTAGGTAGAGGATTGAACGCAAGAATGTTGAAAAGATCCCGCCATGGGTTGAAAATAAAGCATTTtcaaattacaaataattatattgtGTTAAGGACACTAGGATCCAGTGAGGTTTGTGGAGACACCATGTAAGAAAAGCTCATAAAAGCTGTGGAGGTTCTGAGAAAAACCAGTAGTTTAAGAAATCATtcattcaggcctgtatgctttgtttttgaaagagcaagggcaccaaggcattttgaggaaaacaatttccactggagcatttcaagggcaccaaggcaatgactagggggcatggaggcaatcgccatcGTTGTCTCCGTGAAGTGTCCGGCCTGTGTTTCAACTTTCTcctaaagacgatcagagcatactgatcgaaatatCGAGTTGTTAGACCAcctgttcttctcagaaccaacacggCTCATAAATTGATTTATTACATGGTCTCTccataaacctcacttggttgtTTCTTCACCACGcaatgtttcaaatcctacacacTAAAGTAAGCCGTTACTACTTTGATATGATGactaaagaaaacaataaataagtacAATTTCATTTCTTTGCCtctcatgtttttttattattgtgtttCATTTTCAATGACTATCAAACCAATCATATTCATAGGCACAGATCACATGGTCAAGTTTAACATtcatattatttaatatttggGATCTATGTCAATTAATGTGCTTTGATTAACGAATTAACAAAGGCCTTGAGCCGCTCTAGAAGGGGGCACACCAATTTTGCTCTGGTAAGGTGCATTTCGAAGAGGAAACAGTCAATTTGtactggaactttgcaaaggacacCACAACTAAAGCACagtgcaccacagcaattgttgTGGGCGCGGCAACATTAAGCCACGTTTAAGAAGATTTCACTAAGGACcttctggacactattggtaactgtcaaagactagccttcacagttagtgtatctcaacatatgcatgaaataacaaacctgtggaaatttgagctcaatcggttgtccaagttgcgagacaaaactgaaaggaaaaaacacccttgtcacacaaagttgtgtgctttcagatgcttgatttcaagaccgcaaattctaaatctgaggtctcgaaattaaattcgtggaaaattacttctttctcgaaaaccacgtcacttcagagggagctgtttctcacaatgttttataccatcaacctccccccattacttgtcacctagtgaggttttatgctaataattattttaagtaattaccaatagtgtccactgcctttaagcagtccAAACATTGTTGACCTTTTCACTAGAAGTGCAAAAAGCAAAACTTTACAACTATGCTAAAAGTAGGCAAAGTACCCCTGCTATTAGGCTAAAGACACAATtttacctcttttttttttactacagaaacaaaatgaaatgatgCTAAAATCTGAggaatattttttgagatttgcTTTATTTTCAAGAATGATTTGGTTGTTAATTTATAATGACATCATAGATATCAAATCAaagttaattttcttttcaagaaattacataaaaaatatacatgtagtatgaaACTGGGGAGTCATCTGGGCCAAATGTCTAAgagcttaagcaaaacaaagtaGCTAaccacaaaataattatgcttaccagaatgaagttaccaaccaacatacaatgtcacatgtactatCTGTGGCTGATATTCTGCTTGCATAattttgtaagcagtatttttttgcttaagcagatctatgaaattggcccctgcctGCTCAGCAGATGTCGTTGTCGCCGCGTCTTACTTGAAATGCACGATGGTGCGAatgctgaaataaaaaaacacagaataaCGGGGTTTTTGTAAAACAAGTTGTGTGATCAAATCAGATCTAAAAGAATACAGGACTAGCTTAACTTTAGTCTAAAAGCTAAATTGGTTATGCAGTTCATAataagaatttttgttttcaatgaaaATTTCCCTTTGAAATGAGGTCACACTTGAGAAAACTGTGTCTGAAaacccttgaaaaaaaaaactagttgggtctgttacaaccaaaattttaaCATGCTGAAAACTttgcatattattatttgttaccTTTTGCCAGCGTGAAGTAGGTCAAATGCCTCGTTGATTTGATCAAAGTCGACATGGTGCGTTATGAACTCGTCCACCTTCAACTTGCCAGCTTGGTAATCGTCAACTAACTTGGGAACGCTGTCGCGACTTTTGTATCCTGTGGAAGGTTGAACACGGGGTGAATAATGGGGGGAGGTAGTTGGTTTATTAAATTCAgtcatggtttatttaaaaaaaaaataaaaactgacaaAACATGAGCCAAATTGCAAAGAGTTACATAAAGAAGGtaaacagggatgtgatttctccacTTTTGACCAGAAAAGCTACTCAGGGTATGGGGCTATAAGAAGATGATTGAATGTGAAaagaactcaggggagctgaaggtaggaattaaTGTTCCTCTTAAAGGGTccatgtactttttcctaacacaaaacacaatgtccacagatttatgacagtagaaagcttcccttgaaacttTACTTAATTtacgtctcagttttagcatttaaaaaagtatttaccagttatgctatgattatggtatagtatcataactggttaatgggattttacatgttaaattaattttcgtcttcctgagacgaaaattattttgtgacttgtctttactcatttctcaaaaactacagaacctcagttagtactatttgaagggaagctttccactatcattatcttcaaaccctgtaagtttaatgtaaatctgtggacattttgaaaaaggacccaaatcctttaaaacagtctagattgtagaaTGGAGgacaaggagttccaaagagatgcagtttaCGTGGAATCAatgattctattttctcatttaaACATTACTCAATCTACAACCAACTGCGGGAGCTTTTTTATACATACCTCCAAAGGCAGTTCCCTTCCAGACACGCCCGGTGACTAGTTGAAATGGGCGTGTTGAGATTTCTTGGCCTGCCCCTGCTACACCAATGATTGTAGACACGCCCCACCCCTTATGACAGCACTCTAGGGCTTGGCGCTGtcatgacaaacaaaacatgcattaaatggTGGCAATTCAAAATGATTCTTGGATATGGGACAATGAAAAAATGTAATAagccaacaaaaacaaaacatgtttagcgtactccctttttgaaaaaaaggaaggatTTTTTTTAGCAGTTAGCAGGATAAGCATAATATAAAGAGCATAGGGCTGTTTTGATAAGTAGAAGCTTGGAAAAAATGGCAAAACAGTTCAAGAGTACAAAAGAAACATCTTACCATAGTGTGGATATTTCCGATGCATTCAAATGTATAATCCAAACCTCCGTCCGTCATCTCACTGAGAACCTCTTGCAAGGTCTTGTCCAACTTCTTGGGGTTCACGAAATCGGTGGCGCCAAACTCCTTAGCTGTGAGAGAGAAAACATATGTCATAAGCATGGGCGACTGGTGTGACTAGTGTTGAAGTTGTGGCTATTGATTAACTACTCGGTTAATTGTTCTGCCACGACCAATACAAAAAACCTGCTTGCTATCCACGACAGCATAACTTACTTACCAAACACAACCAGACATACGgaaacaatccttcaatcctttcagcatgAATTTTGCTATACTGCGCCTGCGGCAATCAATATGTCGCACTGCATCTTGGGAATCAAATATTAGTAGCGACTAATGAAACACTctgtcgtaataatgtttgaagatgacaacaaaacttcaagaagaggaataacaatgtgataaaggtataacaaaacaattgttgcacgctgtgactgaggtccatgggttttgtacatcctcggtgccatttgcccccttgggggtgtacaaaacgccatggaccccagtcacagcgtgcaaatACTGGATGAACATAACCTAaaatgatgacgatgatgatacATACCTATAGCTTCTTTGTCTGGGTTTATATCGATGGCGATAATCTTGGAGgcaccaacggctttacatcccatgaTAACGGCCAGACCAACGCACCCAAGACCCCACACAGCACAGGTTGCTCCTTCCTCAACCTTAGCATGGAAATACAAAAAGGAGAACCACAGTCaacttcaaattttaaaaattgtaaaaataaaacttaactcAGCCTCCTTAAGGCTGTAAAGCTATTACAAatatttgtgaaataaaccaatcaataatAAGGAAAAAAACAGTGTGAGGATCCGGTCTTAGCTGCATCGAAAAGACCAGGTTGGTGGCTGCACCAACCAATGCCAATGCAAAGCATGCGATACAACGCAAAGTGAAAACTAgttgtacacaatgtatgccATTTATCCGCAAGTTTCCAGAGCTGGTCCTTTGTCAACTGTTGCTGGTCCTTTATCACCTGTTAATACATCCCCACGTgatcgggttttgaccaattAGAGTCTGGAAACTGGCCACGGTATTTATTACTGGTActgataaaataataacaattagtaATAGCAAATTAATAAGTTGTTCATCATTGGTTGGATTAATACTAAATTGAACTATTTTTGCCCTAGATTGCTTGGTGACATACAATTaactttctttttaaaggatttgggtactttttcaaaatgtccacagatttacattaaacttacagggtttgaagataatgatagtagaaagcttccctgaaaatattacgtgctgaggtgctgtagtttttgggaaatgagtaaaacagtgtcatggaaataatttttgtctcatgagacgaaaattattttaagcatttacaaacgtattttcatgaaattgttttactcatttctcaaaaactacagcacctcagtaagtaatatttgaagagaagctttccactatcattatcttcaaaccctgtaagtttattgtaaatctatggacattttgaaaaagtacccaaatcctttaattcaatttcattttctcGCCATCAAAAGACCATCGTTTTACCTTTGCAGTGTTGAGGACAGCTCCATATCCAGTTGATATACCACATCCTAAGAGACACACCTTATCCAATGGGGCTGCCTTGTCTACCTGAACACAAGACAATCAAAAACAACAGACCATGAATAATAAGCAGTATCAGGTggtccttgaccatgaaataataaaataaaagtagtcataataataatagaggCTTCTTATATTGCAAGCATATCCTTCACTCATTgacgctttaaaggcagtggacactattggtaattactcaaaataattattagcataaaacctttatggggagaggttgatggtataaaaccttgtgagaaacggctccctctgaagtgccatagttttcgagaaagaagtaattttccacgaatttgattttgaaacctcagattaacaacttgaggtctcgaaatcaaccatcgaaacgcacacaacttcgtgtgacaagggtgttttcttctttcattattatctcgcaactttgatgaccgattgagctcaaattttcacaggtttgttattttatgcatatgttgagacacaccaactgtgaagcctagtctttgaaaattaccaaaagtgccactgtctttaacaagttgtgagacctactccttttacatagcaccgtgtaatggcttacaaggtgctgtggcgaaCCCCTCCTCTTTTTGGTAAGTGAACCGGGTTCTTTTGCATGCATTTATTACACACTGCGCACTGCTCGCGCATCCGCAGTGAAAACACATCTAATATGAACCGACCTTCACAGTTTGTAATCAATCTGAGGCCCCTGAACATGTATAATGTTGATTTTAAGAAGGTTTACCTTAGCAACCGACAACTCGGCTACAACGGTGTACTCGCTGAAGGTTGATGTTCCCATGAAGTGCACCACGTCTTGCCCCTTACAGGTAAAGCGTGTTGTACCATCTGGCATCTGCCCCTTGCCTTGAGTCACCCTGGTTACGGAATAAACATGGACGAATCTTCAAactatttgaaactttgcaatacGATTTAGTaatggtttgctgtaacacttggaaaaataatctctaaatgagttggggtcgttctatatttttacattttattttacattttgttcatcttctggagaagatGGTTAAATAATAAATAGCAAAGTAATAGACAAGCATTCCTGCTGAATGCAAGgtatggactagtgaaaaaTACTGAAGGAATAGCGgaagaacaaacaaacttgtCTCGCTGGCTTGTCACTGACAAAAACGAGGCCCAATACTTCACTTAGGCAACcaaagcgattgcctccatgctccctggttattgccttgttgctcttgaaatgctccagtagtaatttacaatttcctcatagggtagAGTACCCTTTACCTAgaggaaaatgccttggtgcccttgccctttcaaataagcttgggcgatatcacgatagtatcgaatatcgcgatactaacttggaaacgatttcgatatcggatcgatttggttttaatcgaaatatcgatatatcgcgatatatcgcgatatatcgcgatatcgattaaatatcgtaATATCGGGACGTATtttctagctgagacatcttgcacccctaggtttggagtaaaaccaggagaataggtcattagaatacctctcttatgctatgactgtctcttctacaactttcactgggagtttgaagactgatgatgtcaaatttaattaatcgcgattatatcgaacattgcgatatattgtcggcgatatatcgtgaataaaataaatcgatatcgcccaagcttactttcaaacacgaagcatacaggcctggcaAACCTTGCTAGTGTTTTAATTCATCTACTAGTTGGTGACAACACATTCATATTATCTCTTTGGTTAGTTTTGGGccattgtttgtcatgttgCAATTTATTGATTGATAAGCTTAGTCTTATCTAATAATCTTATCTAATAACCATCGGCACAATGTCCAAGGCGATGCAATTCAATCACACAACTTCTACTTCCCATGAGATTTGAGATCTCCACAAAATGACCATtcaaaaatgtgtatttttctaataataataatattaataacgaattcttatacagcgcatttcACTATAACCGTCTTacagatgctatgtcagatttttggccccaaacattaaaaaatcgattttcaaagagtatcacccgctctaacgaaaaaaagcttaacttttacttttaatggtcagatACTATGACAAAAAATTTAacatgtttcttataaaacacataagaattggtcacgtaatATGTTGTCGGGATccagacaaaaactaattttgagcacttttttTTACTGCTACTAATAACTGGCGgactttttttatggtttacaaacaacgtttttgagatgtgtaaattttcattgtttataaaccatgtttattaagaagtctcgattttcatggtttataaaccatgttttttaagaagtcttgattttcatggtttataaaacattgtcacaaaccatgattttatggttcatttgttatggtttataaaccatgatttgtaaaccacgatttttactcttcaatttttatggtttataaaccatgtttttaagatgtctcaattttcatggtttgtaaaccatgatttgtaaaccatgaatttgatgcttcattttttatggtttataaaccatgtttttaagatgcgtacattttcttggtttatgaaccatgatttgtaaatgtttttcgtatgttcatggtttgtaaaccataaacttatacacaacaaatactttactggtatgtaaaccataacaggatttggcaacagtttctatggtttacatctaattgctgtaaaccatggtaaaaacatgccttaaaagtgtcaaacaattaatggacaaacggcgccccatacaaatgaaagcttgtactttctcgacccccatcaaaatacctattgaattttaaatcaaaatttttgggtcaaatcggccaaaaatctgacatagcatctttaatgcgctttacattagtgccaaGTCATTGGCAGTTCTATGGAATCGGGCCAGATTCATTTACCTGATAACTTGGCACAGATTGGTTTTGGGGCTCAAGCAAAACTTGCACTTCCTGCACTGCGGAACGTAGAGTGGTACAACATGGTCCCCCACTGCGACCGACGTCACCCCTGGGCCAACACTTTCGACGATCCCACCTCCTTCATGACCGAGGATACAGGGGAATTTACCCTCGGGATCGGTGCCACTCAGGGTACCGGCGTCTGTATGACAAACACCTGTCGCTACAACCTGTAGTCAGAGAGATTGTATGACAAGAGAATTTCATTGCAAACTGGAATAACAACCAAAAGGGCCTATGGTATTGCTTTGATTTGAAAAGGTTTATTCACAATTAATGGGCGACTAGTAAAATTAATACTCATTAAGAGTTGAACTAGTCACGCCTCAAATAATTGCGACTTTGGCACTAGTCGCGAATGATTTTAATTTCCCAAGATGCGTTGCGGCATGATGTTTGCGGCATGATGTTTGCGTAAAATTCAACCTTAAAAGTAATAATGACATTTGGcatcatctgcgcatgcgtcgacTTTGAGGACGGTCGCCCCTCATTTTAAATGTGATTGTGCTGAAAACGGCAACTAGTGACGACAATGTTTTGCTGAAAACTACTAATCGTCGCACAACCATCTGTCGTCGAAAATGAAAACACCCCAATCAAAAGTCGCAATACTACTAGTCACCCACTTTACTGACCTTGATGCGAACTTCTCCCTCCTTGGGCGGGGCAACCTCCACCTCTTCAATGCTAAGTGGTTTGCCAGCTTCCCAGGCAACGGCAGCTCTACACTTAATTGGCTGAAAAACAATGTAGAATAGGAAAAGTCAATAAAAACACATGGAAAAGtttggtgccaccacttttcccaTTCGATATAAAAagatagtatctaatttaccgtattgacctcagtgaggatatatccctttttgtaaaaatgatgagtgaaaaagtggtggcgcaatATGGAAAGTTATACCATTTAGTTATTCCTCTATTGTTATCCAAACACATTATGATTTATTGTCTAAACAATTACAATAAACAACAATGGCATGACAATTCACTGTACTATGATTTATGAAAGTTGTCTAAAGATGACATATTCACAACGATACAAAGGGAATTTTTCTGGTACCACGGAATTGCGAGACTCACGGTAATAtcaaatttctacctccatggttaccGATGGTTATATTACATCATAATGAGGCTTGACTATTCTACCTCAATGACCATACAcaaacaatgggtgcgttcgtttagcttccccgggtcgaccccggtgtgtggtggtttttttttggaaaagtttccgtatggcgccaccagtttttcattcgatatgaaataatatagtatctaattcacctcaatgagatatccctttttgtaaaaatgagtgaaaaagtggtggcgccatacggaaagttatcctttttttttccaggacgaacgtgtgcagataattacccacgttcgtcctggaaaaaaaacccaaccacacaccagggtcgacccggggCCGGCTATGTAGTAGAAATGTCATTGCACCATTCAACACGTGAAACAGGTAAAGAGTGCAGTTTACGCTTAGTCTTAATCATGAAATTGTTTGATAATATAAGTACACATTAATAGTTCATAAAACAGATATAATGCATACCTTTCCGGCAGTATCAGACATGCTTATAATCACTGAGAGTGGAATTATGTGGGAAATTGACAACAGTCTTCAGCAACCAAAACGACTCCGGTCAAGGACTTTGGACTAAAAGAATTACTACTACAGTATTTCTCAAAAGAGGGCGTTTTTTAAAAGACTTTTTTGCACACGGTTCGCTCTTCGCACTCGGCCTAGACTTGACTGAAGTCCCATTCCCGTTCCAATCTCAGAAAGCGTTTGTTTTGTGATACTCTGCATTCCCCTACCTGCCTGGACCACattggaacacgttgccttggatcggtcgagttggtctttgaaaagcgtgtgtaaccgtttgttatcaaatgcacatgggtaaaaagatgttgtaaaagtagaatacaatgatccacacaaacatgcctcgaaattgcactattttccttttacctcgtcgactaacacggtcggccattatgggagtcaaaattttgactcccataaatggccgaccgtgttggttcgcacagtaaaaggcaaacctcgcaatttcgaggcaaacttgtgtggatcattgtattctacttttaaaacatctttctaaccatatgcattttgtaaaaaatggttacaaacgctttttatagactaactcgtccgatccaaggcaacatgttcctttaaggacctcccgcacgagaacgggacttgattcaagtctacTCCCACGGCGATCTAGCTGTGAACAATACTTCCTAGCCTTTattcaaggcgcacgcggcggcGGCACCCAAGATGTCACGCACGTTTCAGTTttaaatgtgggaggaaaatccaCATACATAAAAGGGTTCCCATCTTTATGTATGCTGTGGGAAACCCAGTAGAgaaatattccagggaaaagcccatgcagtcaggtagaGACTGAAAGCCGAGTGCCccgtagacttgactcaagtcctcCCGTGCCAATTTAGAAAACTATTGATTTGTGATGTTTTGTATTCCCCTATGTTCTCGGGACCACAcaaatagctacattttgacagCGGCGGGTATATGCTTAGGGACCCcccgcacgagaacgggacttgaatcaagtctaagtgCCCCGGCGTGATTCGAACCTGGTCCTAGAGGTGGGCGTCTACAAGGAATTTTAAACACAACGCCAACCTGACCTACAAAATGACATTACCAGATTCTCAATACTATCATCATAAAAAGAATACTGACGCAAATAATTCCTTAGACTCGTTTTTGTATGGGCAGTCCATAAATAGATTGCACataataatgacgtcatcgaccgCAATTAGTGATGTTTTATAATGTGAGCAATAAGGCCAAAGGAATTTCCCATGCAGGGACAATAAAGTAGTATtgatgtattgtattgtattggaaaacaatggaaaagtgcgtGCGTGAAAgcgctgcgcacaactctcgACTCTCTTTCACGCGTGCAcgttacatcaaagatggcggccaatgacgtcatgtgcagtCCACCCATAGAGGTATGGTATCATAAACACTATGATGTAACGCCAGTCTAATTACTTCAACTTGTATTCTTTTATGCGATACGGCTGTTGACTTTTAGACCAGCATCGAtcgatatacatgtataatattgTCTCAGCTCACACAACACACACCGTCTCCAGCTATAACCTGATGATATCTTCCGCGATAGCGTGTTGATGGTGCGTCAACAAACAGCTTTTCACTGAGTTTAGACGAATGCTCCTATCTATAGAGTTCACGTTTTGAGGACGAATTGGTCTT
This Asterias amurensis chromosome 21, ASM3211899v1 DNA region includes the following protein-coding sequences:
- the LOC139952984 gene encoding alcohol dehydrogenase class-3-like, encoding MSDTAGKPIKCRAAVAWEAGKPLSIEEVEVAPPKEGEVRIKVVATGVCHTDAGTLSGTDPEGKFPCILGHEGGGIVESVGPGVTSVAVGDHVVPLYVPQCRKCKFCLSPKTNLCQVIRVTQGKGQMPDGTTRFTCKGQDVVHFMGTSTFSEYTVVAELSVAKVDKAAPLDKVCLLGCGISTGYGAVLNTAKVEEGATCAVWGLGCVGLAVIMGCKAVGASKIIAIDINPDKEAIAKEFGATDFVNPKKLDKTLQEVLSEMTDGGLDYTFECIGNIHTMRQALECCHKGWGVSTIIGVAGAGQEISTRPFQLVTGRVWKGTAFGGYKSRDSVPKLVDDYQAGKLKVDEFITHHVDFDQINEAFDLLHAGKSIRTIVHFK